The following are from one region of the Microbacterium sp. BK668 genome:
- a CDS encoding TlyA family RNA methyltransferase, producing MSRRLDAALAERGLARSRTHAAALIAEGLVSVDGRTVVKASTPVAEHAELAVAGADHYVSRAAHKLLAALDAFDLDPRGRVALDMGASTGGFTQVLRERGADPVIAVDVGHGQLAGIVREDAGVVGVEGFNVRFMTRESLAQASGVPQAPSLVTGDLSFISLTLVLPAAAGVCAAGGDLVLLIKPQFEVGRTAVKGGLVTDPGSRIDAVERVLWAAWDCGLGTLGIISSPIVGTHGNREYVAHLAPGRGANPTEWLSTVNRLAGAR from the coding sequence ATGAGTCGCCGGCTCGACGCAGCCCTCGCCGAGCGCGGGCTGGCGCGTTCACGCACCCACGCCGCCGCCCTGATCGCGGAGGGACTCGTCTCGGTGGACGGGCGCACCGTGGTGAAGGCGTCCACACCTGTGGCCGAGCACGCCGAACTCGCCGTCGCGGGCGCCGACCACTACGTCAGCCGCGCGGCGCACAAGCTCCTCGCGGCTCTCGACGCGTTCGACCTCGACCCGCGCGGCCGGGTCGCCCTCGACATGGGCGCCTCGACCGGTGGGTTCACGCAGGTGCTGCGCGAACGCGGCGCCGACCCCGTGATCGCGGTCGACGTCGGGCACGGGCAGCTCGCCGGCATCGTGCGGGAAGACGCCGGCGTCGTCGGCGTCGAGGGGTTCAACGTCCGGTTCATGACCCGCGAGTCGCTCGCCCAGGCATCCGGCGTCCCGCAGGCGCCGTCCCTCGTCACCGGCGACCTCTCGTTCATCTCGCTGACCCTCGTCCTCCCTGCCGCCGCGGGGGTGTGCGCGGCCGGCGGCGATCTCGTCCTGCTCATCAAGCCCCAGTTCGAGGTCGGACGCACAGCGGTCAAGGGGGGACTGGTGACCGATCCGGGCTCGCGGATCGACGCGGTCGAGCGCGTCCTGTGGGCGGCGTGGGACTGCGGCCTCGGAACTCTCGGCATCATCTCCTCCCCAATCGTCGGCACCCACGGCAACAGGGAGTACGTGGCACACCTCGCGCCGGGCCGGGGAGCCAATCCGACAGAATGGTTGAGCACGGTGAACCGACTGGCGGGAGCCCGATGA